The window ACGCCGGAGCAGTACGGATTAATTTTAGACCCGGAGGACGGGTCATGCCTGCTGGAAGAACTGCTTGAGGTCATTACAGCAGCGCCTAATTGGTCAGGCATCACGGAGGCAGATATCCGACAGACGGTAGAAGGCAGTACGAAGCAGCGCTTCGCCATTGAAGGCGAGCGCATCAAAGCAAGATACGGACACAGCCATACCAAGGTTGACTATAAACCGGGGCAGCCTCCGGGCATGCTCTATCACGGAACCCATGAGCCTGCCTTATCAGCTATTCTTAAGGAGGGCCTGAAGCCGATGGGTCGGCAGTATGTCCATTTGTCAGAGGGGCTGCAATTTGCCAGTCTGGCCGGCAGCCGCCGGGGGAAGCTTGTGATTCTTACGGTAGACACGGTTAAGGCTGCGGCTTCCGGTGTAACCTTCTATTATGCGGGCAATGAAGTGTGGTTGGCGGAGCAGGTTCCCGCGGACTGTATGGCTGTACTGGAAGAGCCAGAAGTATAACTAGAAGAGCGGAGGGCTGTTCATGGAGGAAGTGCCGGATCACCTGGATCACGGTCTGCAGATTGTCTTTATCGGCTTTAACCCGAGCATCCGCTCAGGGGAACTGGGGCATCATTATGCGAACCCGCGCAACAACTTTTGGAGGATTCTCCACCAGTCAGGTCTGACGCCGCGCCTGTACGAGGCCTCCGAGGATGGAGAGCTGCTGAAGCTGGGGTATGGTTTTACGAACATTGTCGCCCGTCCAACGGTAGGTGCGGAGGATATTACCCGTGAAGAATATGCTGCAGGGAGGGAGCTGCTGAGAACCAAGCTGGCCCTGTACCGGCCGGAAATTGCCTGTTTTGTAGGCAAAGGCGTCTACACTGAATTCAGCCGCAGAACCAAGGTGCAGTGGGGCTTTCAGCAGGAAGCGCCGGTAGTTGACGGTGTACGCGAGTTCGTTGCCCCGTCCTCCAGCGGCCTGGTCCGTATGCCGATGCCGGAGATCGTGGATATTTACCGCAAACTATATGACTTTACCCATGAGGGTGTTTAAATTAGACGCCAGGTTCATGGCAAAAGAAAAACACCCTTGCCGGCAAGGGTGTTTTTACATATTACCGGCTGCCGAAATACCGGCATGCTTGAATATCAGGTTTCGATCAACAGCAGGATGATCGAGGACAGCGACAGACAGACACTGACCAGATACAGGACGGCAACAACCTGCTTCTGGTTCAGTCCGGCTTTGAGCAGCCGGTAGTGTACCTGGCTGGCATCGGCCTGATAGATTGCTTTGCCTTGAATGAACCGTTTGATTACGACAAAAATATTGTCGAAGATCGGCACGCCCATCGCCAGAATCGGGATGAACAACGACAGCACTGTGGCCTGCTTGAAGGCTCCATCCAGGGCGATTACCGCCAGGATAAAGCCGAGAAAGGTAGCGCCGGCGTCGCCCATGAAGATTTTGGCAGGTGCTTTGTTGAAGCGTAAGTAAGCAAGAGTAACACCGACCAGAGAAATGGCCATGATGGCGGATGCGGACTGGCCCTTCATGAGTGCGACAATGAACAGCGTGATTGCTGAGATTGCCGTAAGTCCTCCCGCCAGGCCGTCCATGCCGTCGGAGAAATTAATAACCGTAGTGACACCGAAGATCCAGACGATCGTCAGTACGAACTGCAGAATGAACGGCAGGGAAATGTAGTCCCCGGAGAACGGGTTGATGAACCCGGTAAAAGCATTGCCGGACAGGAACACAAGAATTGCCGCCGCAATCTGTACAATAAACTTGGGGAGCGCCGGGAAATCCTTGCCTTTTGTCTTGTACCAGTCATCAATAGTACCTATAGTGAGCAGAAGCACCCCGCCGATGAAAAGGGCGAGCGTCTCCAGCGAGAAATCCCGGGCAAACAGCAGGTATGTAATGAAAAAACCGATAAATATCGCATAGCTGGCTGTCAGAGGAATAGGCTCCCTATGGATTTTACGTTCGACATCCTGCCGGGGCCTGTCCACAAAATCAAGCCGGAACGCAAGCTTGCCTAGCGGAGGGATGAGCAGGTAAACGATGAAAAATGACACCAGGAACGATAAAACGTATAAAATGACAATCACCACCGTTGATTTTTTTAAACAGGTCTGTCTAAATTATATCGCAGAGCATGTTATCTTGTCGATTGGACGTAAATTTGGAGGCGAATCATGAAATACGATGTGATTTTATTTGATGCGGACGATACCCTGTTTGATTATGGAATGGCAGAGGGGCAGGCTTTCATGAATGTGTTTGCCCATTTCGGGCTGCCGACCGGAGCCGAGGAGTATGCGGCCAGCTACCAGACCATCAACCGGGCGCTGTGGGCGGATCTGGAAGCAGGGCGCGTTACTTCCGCTGCACTGCGGGTGGAACGGTTTAACCGGCTGTTTGCCGCCCATCAGCTCGATCTGAACCCGGAGGAATTCAGCCAGGCCTATCTGCGGTTTCTGGGGGAAGGCACGTTTCTGATTCAAGGAGCAATAGAGCTGTGCCGGGAGCTGGCGGAATGCAGACTGGCGATTATTACGAACGGGTTCAAGGATGTGCAGCTGTCCAGAATTCAGGGATCGCCGCTTGCGGACACTTTTGAGCAGATTATTATTTCGGAGGAAGCGGGTTATCAAAAGCCGGCTGCCGGCATTTTCGACTATGCTTTTGAAAAGCTGGGAATTACGGATAAGCACAGGGTGCTGATTGTCGGGGACTCGCTGACCTCGGATATCCAGGGGGGGATCAACTACGGTATCGATACCTGCTGGTTCAATCCGCTGGGGAAGGCTAACGGTGCAGGGATTATGCCGACCTATGAAATCCGTGAGCTGGCTGCACTGCTGGAGATTGTCCGTGAATAGCAAGCGGACCCTCTAGGGCGTTTTTCCGTTAGAAAAAGGTTGGCGGGGTTCTTCTGGTGGTAAATATATGAAGACGCAACATTCATTTCTACATCATTCTAATACACGGGAGAGGATAGCTATGAATTTGAATAAAAAATGGCTGATTGCCGCGGTCGTTACAGGCATGGCGGTGACCGGCTCAGCAGGGGTCTATGCCGGAGCCAAATTACAGCAGATCAAAGCTTATTTAAACCACAGCATTGGAGTGGTCGTTGACGGTACGCCCTACTGGCTCAAGGACGGCAACGGCAAAACCTTAACGCCGATTACCTACGAAGGTCTTACGTATCTGCCAATCCGCTCGGTTGCAGATGCCCTGGATGTGCCTATCACGTATGATTCCGTAAATTATAAAGTCAGAATTGGCAGCGGTGCGGACACGGCTCAAACGCCGGGAACTTCCGGAAGCACTCCGGTGGAGAGCACGTTGCGGCCGGTCAACCTGCCGAAGGATTTCCCGATCCCGGGAGATGCCATCATTGCGACTACAGTAGATACGGATGCGGACGGAGTGAAGAAGGCTGCGTTCAGCTATTCAACGCAGGAATCGCTGGATACAATGGGCTTCGTGTACAGTGAGTATGTCCGGATAAAACGGCTGGAGAATGCTTCCCAGACTGTGACTTCAACAACGGTCAAAATTACCGGCCTTCTGGGCGGCACAAGTCCGGTCTCGATTACAGGCAAGCCGTCCACCGCCCGTCCCGGCTTCACTATTTTTACGATCACCTGGTCAGAGAGCTGATCTTAATTTCGCCTGCGGAATAGGAAATAACATACCAACAGCTGCGTTCCAGGGCCGGAACGCAGCTGTTTGTGTTGCTGTTACAAGAGGCAGGCCGGGACTCAAGCCTGCTGACGGGTATCCAGCGGCTTGAGATGGGCTTCGATCTGGGCGCGTTTGTCTTCCAGAAACGGCGGAAGAGCGAGAGATTCGCCGAGATGCTCCATAGGCTCGTCGGTGGCAAACCCGGGTCCGTCCGTAGCCAGCTCGAACAAAATGCCGTTGGGTTCGCGGAAGTACAGGGAACGGAAATAGAAACGGTCAACGAAGCCGGAATTGGGCAGCTGAACGGTGCGGATGCGCTCGATCCACAGCTTGAGTTCCTCCTCATTGTCGACCCGGAAGGCGACATGATGCACGCCGCCCCGGCCAAGCCGCTCCTGCGGAAGATCGGTGCGCTCTTCCAGATGCACTTCAGCACCGGAGCCGCCTTCGCCGGTTTCGAATACCACGACATCCGGCTGTCCGGCTACGGTTGATGGATAGCTTCCTTTGCGGCGGAAGCCCAAGAGATCCTCCAGAATGAGCGCGGTATGTTCTGCATTTTCAACGGTGAGATGAGCGGGGCCGAGCCCGGTAATGCCGTATTCGGCTGGTACGGGGCTGCCCGCCCATGGCTTGCCTCCGGCAACGCCCTGATTGTTCTGATCGGATACGAGCAGGAACCGCTGTCCTTCATGATCACGGAAGCCCAGCGTTTGGCGGCCTCCACGTTCAGTGATGGTCTCATGCTCTACGTTAAGGTCTGTAAACCGCTGCTTCCAATAGTCCAGTGCCTGATCATCCGGCACGCGCAGCGACAGTGCGGAGATGCTGTTGTTGCCGTCACGGTTGCGTCCGGCGTTCGGAAGCTCGAAGAAGGTCAGCTCTGTGCCGGGATTGCCTGCTTCGTCGCCGTAGAACAGGTGATAGACAGAGATGTCATCCTGATTGACTGTTTTTTTGATCAGCCGCAGTCCAAGCACTTCAGTGTAAAATTTGTAATTCTCCGGCGCTTTGGCTGTAATCGCAGATACGTGGTGAAGGCCTTTTAATGTTAAACTCATGGTGTACCCTCCTTGAAAGTGTATTTACAAATAATAATGTATGGAAAGATAGGAATGAGTCAGTTACTGGTCCAACGGAAGTTTAGTGAATAATATTAAGTTACTATAATTTTATAAGTAAACTATGATGATTGCAAGCGGAGATTTTAACCTATCCAGATAAGGAGAGAAATGTAATGCATACCGAAGCCAGTCTGCTGAAGCAGCTAAAGGAGCTTGGAATTAACCCGCGGGGGACACTGCTGGTTCATTCTTCATTCAAAAGCATCGGACCCGTGCAGGGTGGTGCAGATACGGTGCTGGATGTGCTGTCAGAGTATATGAAGGATGGACTGCTCGTCCTGCCTACGCATACCTGGTCGTATATTGATGCTGGTCATCCGCGGTTTTCTGTGGAGGAATCGCCTGTTTGTGTCGGCATTCTGCCGGAGCTGTTCCGGCGGCGCCCGGGTGTCATCCGCTCCTGGCATCCGACCCACTCCGTGGCAGCCCTCGGCCTGGATGCTAAAGCTTTCACTGCCGGAGATCACCGCTGGGATACCCCATGCGCCCGGGGTTCGGTCTACGGCAAGCTGCTGGACCGGAGCGCGGAGATTATGCTGCTTGGCGTCGATCTGCGGCGCAATACGTTCATTCACGGCATTGAGGAATGGGTTGACATTCCCGGCAGAATGACCGATGAGCCTGAGCTGC of the Paenibacillus pedocola genome contains:
- a CDS encoding MraY family glycosyltransferase; amino-acid sequence: MVILYVLSFLVSFFIVYLLIPPLGKLAFRLDFVDRPRQDVERKIHREPIPLTASYAIFIGFFITYLLFARDFSLETLALFIGGVLLLTIGTIDDWYKTKGKDFPALPKFIVQIAAAILVFLSGNAFTGFINPFSGDYISLPFILQFVLTIVWIFGVTTVINFSDGMDGLAGGLTAISAITLFIVALMKGQSASAIMAISLVGVTLAYLRFNKAPAKIFMGDAGATFLGFILAVIALDGAFKQATVLSLFIPILAMGVPIFDNIFVVIKRFIQGKAIYQADASQVHYRLLKAGLNQKQVVAVLYLVSVCLSLSSIILLLIET
- a CDS encoding ring-cleaving dioxygenase, encoding MSLTLKGLHHVSAITAKAPENYKFYTEVLGLRLIKKTVNQDDISVYHLFYGDEAGNPGTELTFFELPNAGRNRDGNNSISALSLRVPDDQALDYWKQRFTDLNVEHETITERGGRQTLGFRDHEGQRFLLVSDQNNQGVAGGKPWAGSPVPAEYGITGLGPAHLTVENAEHTALILEDLLGFRRKGSYPSTVAGQPDVVVFETGEGGSGAEVHLEERTDLPQERLGRGGVHHVAFRVDNEEELKLWIERIRTVQLPNSGFVDRFYFRSLYFREPNGILFELATDGPGFATDEPMEHLGESLALPPFLEDKRAQIEAHLKPLDTRQQA
- a CDS encoding RNA 2'-phosphotransferase encodes the protein MLNSDAEVLLSKFMTKLLRHTPEQYGLILDPEDGSCLLEELLEVITAAPNWSGITEADIRQTVEGSTKQRFAIEGERIKARYGHSHTKVDYKPGQPPGMLYHGTHEPALSAILKEGLKPMGRQYVHLSEGLQFASLAGSRRGKLVILTVDTVKAAASGVTFYYAGNEVWLAEQVPADCMAVLEEPEV
- a CDS encoding AAC(3) family N-acetyltransferase; its protein translation is MHTEASLLKQLKELGINPRGTLLVHSSFKSIGPVQGGADTVLDVLSEYMKDGLLVLPTHTWSYIDAGHPRFSVEESPVCVGILPELFRRRPGVIRSWHPTHSVAALGLDAKAFTAGDHRWDTPCARGSVYGKLLDRSAEIMLLGVDLRRNTFIHGIEEWVDIPGRMTDEPELLYTITPDGTEIAVPSRRHCGLSWSQHFWKVEQVLEDGGALRKGRFGDAAVMICSAVGTTEILSRMLAENPDLFGDNEPLQGQDIPEPLPKTKRGLPE
- a CDS encoding YjjG family noncanonical pyrimidine nucleotidase, producing the protein MKYDVILFDADDTLFDYGMAEGQAFMNVFAHFGLPTGAEEYAASYQTINRALWADLEAGRVTSAALRVERFNRLFAAHQLDLNPEEFSQAYLRFLGEGTFLIQGAIELCRELAECRLAIITNGFKDVQLSRIQGSPLADTFEQIIISEEAGYQKPAAGIFDYAFEKLGITDKHRVLIVGDSLTSDIQGGINYGIDTCWFNPLGKANGAGIMPTYEIRELAALLEIVRE
- a CDS encoding mismatch-specific DNA-glycosylase, with translation MEEVPDHLDHGLQIVFIGFNPSIRSGELGHHYANPRNNFWRILHQSGLTPRLYEASEDGELLKLGYGFTNIVARPTVGAEDITREEYAAGRELLRTKLALYRPEIACFVGKGVYTEFSRRTKVQWGFQQEAPVVDGVREFVAPSSSGLVRMPMPEIVDIYRKLYDFTHEGV